The Petrotoga olearia DSM 13574 genome contains a region encoding:
- a CDS encoding 3-oxoacyl-ACP synthase: MNVGIMGLGVYIPDNYIYAEEIAKKTNIPQWVIEEKFGILKKPIPGPEDTTSYMGIQAAKEAIKDAGIDPNDIDLVIWNGGQHKDYPCWLASLKVAHEVGATRAWGFDMEAMCGSMMVGMETAKSLMMNNDSLNTVLLVSGYRNGDLINYEVPETSFMFDLGAGGAALILRKNLNKNLILSSAFRGDGSFSEQCVIEVGGTKKWPMKPEDANKYYFTVRDSEKFKANLNEKTMPNFYGVIRDSLKKSGYSEKDMGYLAILHFKRSAHKAVLEELGLKEEQTTYLENYGHLGQNDQVLSMKLALKEGKINSGDIVVMVGAGIGFVWAATTVKWG, from the coding sequence ATGAATGTAGGAATAATGGGGTTAGGGGTTTACATACCTGATAATTACATCTATGCCGAAGAAATAGCCAAGAAAACTAATATTCCACAATGGGTAATAGAAGAAAAATTTGGTATTTTAAAAAAACCCATTCCTGGTCCTGAGGACACAACAAGTTATATGGGTATTCAAGCGGCTAAAGAAGCTATCAAAGACGCAGGTATAGATCCAAATGATATAGATTTAGTCATATGGAATGGTGGTCAACACAAAGATTATCCATGTTGGCTTGCTAGCTTAAAAGTTGCCCACGAGGTTGGAGCCACTCGGGCATGGGGATTTGATATGGAGGCAATGTGTGGATCGATGATGGTTGGAATGGAGACAGCCAAATCCCTTATGATGAATAATGACAGTTTGAATACCGTATTACTTGTAAGTGGTTACAGAAATGGTGATTTGATCAATTATGAAGTTCCAGAAACCTCTTTTATGTTCGATCTTGGAGCAGGAGGGGCAGCTTTAATATTAAGGAAAAATTTAAATAAGAATTTGATTTTATCATCCGCTTTTAGAGGAGATGGCTCTTTTTCAGAGCAATGTGTAATAGAAGTAGGAGGAACTAAAAAATGGCCTATGAAACCAGAAGATGCTAATAAGTATTACTTTACAGTAAGAGATTCCGAAAAATTCAAAGCAAATTTGAATGAAAAAACCATGCCTAACTTTTATGGAGTAATCAGAGATTCCTTAAAAAAGTCCGGATATAGTGAGAAAGATATGGGATATCTAGCCATTCTTCACTTTAAAAGATCTGCTCATAAGGCTGTTTTAGAAGAATTGGGCTTGAAGGAGGAACAAACAACTTATCTTGAAAATTACGGTCATCTTGGACAAAACGACCAGGTGTTATCTATGAAATTGGCTTTAAAGGAAGGAAAAATCAACTCTGGAGACATCGTTGTTATGGTAGGAGCCGGTATAGGTTTTGTTTGGGCTGCAACCACAGTAAAGTGGGG